A single genomic interval of Asinibacterium sp. OR53 harbors:
- a CDS encoding aldehyde dehydrogenase (NADP(+)) codes for MNAAINQVMQQAAQAFAAYKKIPDTDKARFLETIASNIEALGDRLLNQAAAETNLPLPRLTGERGRTTMQLRMFAAMLREGSWVEASIDTAVSDIRKMLLPLGPVVVFGASNFPFAYSTAGGDTASALAAGCPVVVKAHPAHLHTSEMVNEAIQQAITSCGMPKHVFQHVTDTSFEAGKNLVEHPATAAVGFTGSYKGGRALYDYAIAREKPIPVFSEMGSTNPVVFLPDAIAQNGAVLAKQYAASITLGMGQFCTNPGLMLAIETDALPAFIDTLRAAIETVAPAKMLHTGIHKAYYEKMEAALHEQHVAVLQQAAAAPQEMEALPTVAMVDGTTFLANPLLHEEVFGPYSLLVRCKDMDELLKVWVSLTGQLTTSLMGTDKDFTNHPVLLDTATSIAGRIVFNGVPTGVEVCPSMVHGGPFPATTDSRFTAVGINAVKRWVRPVCYQHCPPALLPEALQESNPLNIWRMRNGVMGKE; via the coding sequence ATGAATGCCGCTATCAACCAGGTCATGCAGCAGGCAGCACAAGCATTTGCGGCCTATAAAAAAATACCCGATACAGATAAAGCCCGGTTCCTTGAAACCATTGCTTCTAATATAGAGGCGCTGGGCGACCGTTTATTGAACCAGGCCGCAGCAGAAACCAATCTGCCTTTGCCCAGGTTAACAGGCGAGCGGGGCAGAACCACCATGCAGTTGCGCATGTTCGCGGCCATGCTGCGCGAAGGAAGCTGGGTAGAAGCGTCGATAGATACAGCAGTATCCGATATCCGTAAAATGTTATTGCCATTGGGTCCTGTTGTGGTATTCGGCGCCAGCAATTTTCCTTTCGCTTATTCCACCGCGGGAGGTGATACCGCCAGCGCGTTGGCCGCCGGTTGTCCCGTTGTAGTCAAAGCACACCCGGCGCACCTGCACACTTCTGAAATGGTCAATGAAGCCATTCAGCAAGCCATCACAAGCTGCGGCATGCCCAAACATGTTTTTCAGCACGTAACCGATACTTCATTCGAAGCAGGAAAAAACCTCGTGGAGCATCCGGCTACTGCAGCCGTTGGCTTCACCGGTTCTTATAAGGGTGGGAGGGCATTGTATGATTATGCCATCGCACGGGAAAAACCCATTCCTGTTTTTTCAGAAATGGGCAGCACCAATCCTGTTGTATTCCTGCCGGATGCCATTGCACAAAACGGTGCAGTGCTGGCGAAACAATATGCGGCATCCATTACATTGGGAATGGGACAATTCTGCACCAATCCCGGATTGATGCTGGCCATTGAAACAGATGCCTTACCTGCGTTCATCGATACCCTTCGTGCAGCCATTGAAACAGTAGCTCCCGCTAAAATGCTGCATACAGGCATTCATAAAGCGTATTATGAAAAAATGGAAGCGGCTTTACACGAGCAACACGTAGCAGTGTTACAGCAGGCGGCCGCCGCTCCGCAGGAGATGGAAGCATTGCCCACTGTTGCCATGGTAGACGGTACTACTTTCCTCGCCAACCCTCTGTTGCATGAAGAAGTGTTCGGCCCCTATTCTTTGCTGGTACGATGCAAGGATATGGATGAATTGTTGAAAGTGTGGGTCTCACTGACCGGTCAGCTGACTACCAGTTTAATGGGTACCGATAAAGATTTTACCAATCACCCCGTATTACTCGATACGGCCACTTCTATTGCCGGCAGGATCGTGTTCAATGGAGTGCCTACCGGTGTGGAAGTGTGCCCGAGTATGGTACATGGCGGCCCATTCCCGGCTACTACCGACAGCCGTTTTACAGCTGTTGGCATCAATGCCGTGAAACGATGGGTGCGGCCTGTATGCTACCAGCATTGCCCCCCGGCACTTTTGCCTGAAGCCCTGCAGGAAAGCAATCCTTTGAACATCTGGAGGATGCGCAATGGGGTAATGGGAAAAGAATAA
- a CDS encoding peptide chain release factor 3 → MKYEKEINRRKTFAIISHPDAGKTTLTEKLLLFGGAIQTAGAVKSNKIKKHATSDFMEIERQRGISVATSVMTFEYENTLINLLDTPGHKDFAEDTYRTLTAVDSVILVVDSVNGVEEQTRRLMEVCRMRDTPVIVFINKMDRDGKNRFDLLEEIEKELRISLHPMTWAINSGKEFKGVYNLHEKNLRLFTASTKAEEDDTIAISDLSDPLLDTKVGDRDAEQLREDVELIDGVHGELNVPDYLAGKVAPVFFGSAVNNFGVKEMLDTFIQIAPTPRDRETSARKVGVDEDKFSGFVFKIHANLDPKHRDRIAFMRVCSGRFERNKYYHHVRLDKDIRFSNPYSFMARSKDVIEDAYAGDVVGLFDTGNFKIGDTLTEGEDFFFTGIPTFSPEIFKELVNKDPMKTKQLEKGISQLTDEGVAQLFTQFGGNKKIIGCVGELQFEVIQYRLLQEYGAACEFRAMPFYKACWLTSNDQKKLEDFLRFKQQHSAEDKDGHPVYLAQSEWFLNTEITNNPDIQFHFSSEVHK, encoded by the coding sequence ATGAAATACGAGAAAGAGATCAACAGGCGCAAAACATTTGCTATCATTTCACACCCCGATGCGGGGAAGACCACACTGACCGAGAAATTGCTCCTGTTCGGCGGCGCCATACAAACGGCGGGCGCAGTAAAAAGCAATAAGATCAAAAAACACGCTACCAGCGACTTCATGGAAATCGAAAGGCAGCGCGGTATCTCGGTGGCCACTTCAGTGATGACCTTCGAATATGAAAATACCCTCATCAACCTGCTCGATACCCCCGGTCACAAAGACTTTGCAGAAGATACCTATCGCACACTCACAGCGGTAGACAGCGTTATACTGGTGGTGGACAGCGTAAACGGGGTAGAGGAACAAACACGCCGCTTGATGGAAGTCTGCCGTATGCGGGATACACCCGTGATCGTTTTTATCAACAAAATGGACCGCGACGGAAAGAACCGCTTCGACCTGCTGGAAGAAATAGAAAAAGAACTGCGTATTTCGTTGCATCCCATGACCTGGGCCATCAACAGTGGTAAAGAATTCAAGGGCGTATACAACCTGCATGAAAAGAACCTGCGCCTTTTCACGGCAAGCACCAAGGCAGAAGAAGACGATACCATTGCCATCAGCGACCTTTCCGATCCTTTGCTCGATACCAAAGTGGGCGATAGGGACGCCGAACAATTAAGGGAAGATGTGGAACTGATCGATGGGGTACATGGGGAACTGAATGTGCCCGATTACCTGGCGGGTAAAGTGGCGCCGGTATTCTTCGGTAGCGCGGTGAATAATTTTGGTGTGAAAGAAATGCTCGACACTTTTATTCAGATCGCCCCCACACCGCGCGACAGGGAAACATCTGCCAGGAAAGTAGGCGTGGATGAAGACAAATTCAGCGGCTTTGTGTTTAAGATCCATGCGAACCTCGATCCCAAACACCGCGATCGTATTGCATTCATGCGCGTGTGCAGCGGGCGTTTTGAGCGGAACAAATATTACCATCACGTACGACTCGATAAAGACATACGCTTCAGTAACCCGTACAGTTTCATGGCGCGCAGTAAAGATGTGATTGAAGATGCGTATGCCGGAGACGTAGTAGGTTTGTTCGATACAGGCAATTTTAAAATAGGAGATACCCTTACGGAAGGAGAAGATTTTTTCTTTACTGGCATCCCTACTTTCTCACCGGAGATATTCAAGGAACTGGTGAACAAAGATCCCATGAAGACCAAACAACTGGAAAAGGGCATCAGTCAGCTCACCGATGAAGGCGTGGCGCAATTGTTCACCCAATTCGGCGGCAATAAGAAGATCATCGGTTGCGTAGGAGAACTCCAGTTTGAAGTGATCCAGTATCGTTTGTTGCAGGAATACGGCGCGGCCTGTGAATTCAGGGCCATGCCTTTTTACAAAGCCTGCTGGCTTACCAGCAATGATCAAAAGAAACTCGAAGATTTCCTGCGTTTCAAACAGCAGCATTCAGCCGAAGACAAAGACGGCCACCCGGTGTACCTGGCGCAAAGCGAATGGTTTTTGAATACGGAAATTACCAATAATCCCGATATTCAATTCCATTTTTCAAGCGAGGTGCATAAATAA
- a CDS encoding 4-hydroxyproline epimerase translates to MKTGPVAFKRQDASGLGGQLFHCIDAHTCGNPVRVVAQGGPVLEGKNMSEKRQYFLREYDWIRKGLMFEPRGHDMMSGSILYPPHDPQNDVAVLFIETSGCLPMCGHGTIGTITIAIEEGLIQPQTPGIVRMEAPAGLVLISYRQEGNKVISVKLKNVPAYLDSEGLQADCPDLGTLTVDVAYGGNFYAIVDVQPNFPGLEHYTASQLVAWSRALRKNINEKYSFVHPQDITINGCSHILWAGAVLDKHSTARNAVFYGDKAIDRSPCGTGTSARMAQWYAKGKLKEGDRFVHESIIGSTFTGTIEGVTTIGNKPAIVPGIEGWAKIYGYNTISIDANDDPYAHGFQVI, encoded by the coding sequence ATGAAGACAGGTCCGGTTGCTTTTAAAAGGCAGGATGCATCGGGTTTGGGTGGACAGTTGTTCCATTGCATCGACGCACATACCTGCGGTAATCCTGTAAGGGTAGTAGCCCAGGGAGGTCCCGTGCTGGAAGGAAAGAATATGAGCGAAAAGCGGCAGTATTTTCTCCGTGAATACGATTGGATACGCAAGGGATTGATGTTTGAGCCGCGTGGGCATGATATGATGAGTGGCAGCATATTGTATCCACCGCACGACCCGCAAAACGATGTGGCGGTATTGTTCATTGAAACGAGTGGTTGCCTGCCTATGTGCGGACACGGTACCATCGGCACCATCACCATTGCCATTGAAGAAGGATTGATTCAACCCCAAACGCCGGGTATCGTACGCATGGAAGCGCCGGCGGGATTGGTGTTGATCTCTTACCGGCAGGAAGGCAATAAAGTAATATCGGTTAAATTAAAAAACGTGCCAGCCTATCTCGATTCGGAAGGGCTGCAGGCCGATTGTCCTGACCTGGGCACATTAACAGTAGATGTAGCCTATGGCGGTAATTTCTATGCGATTGTAGATGTGCAACCTAATTTCCCGGGACTGGAGCATTATACAGCCAGCCAATTGGTAGCCTGGTCGCGCGCGTTGAGAAAAAACATCAATGAAAAATATTCATTTGTTCACCCGCAGGATATTACCATCAACGGATGCTCTCATATCTTATGGGCCGGTGCAGTGCTGGACAAACATTCAACGGCACGGAATGCCGTTTTTTATGGAGATAAGGCCATCGACCGTTCGCCCTGCGGTACGGGCACTTCGGCACGCATGGCGCAATGGTATGCTAAAGGAAAACTAAAAGAAGGAGACCGGTTTGTGCATGAAAGCATCATAGGTTCTACATTTACAGGTACCATCGAAGGGGTAACAACAATCGGTAATAAACCGGCAATTGTTCCTGGCATCGAAGGATGGGCCAAGATATATGGGTATAATACGATCAGCATCGACGCAAACGATGATCCTTATGCCCACGGGTTTCAGGTAATTTAA
- a CDS encoding AraC family transcriptional regulator, producing the protein MKIVPFKIPRSGNEAIRVQVDAMPHLYNHLHQHPEIQLTLVVESHGTLVAGDYVGRFREGDVFVIGSNQPHVFRNDAVYFKKKLKAKAITLFFDESTLGSLFWQQEEVKSFLPFFRNSLGGYRFKGKKQEQLRNLLLQIAGAEKMDKVILFMEMIKLLSSKKETTALSHAVVQRPIRDFDGSRLNAVLEYTFRESHRTIRLEEIAAVANMTEVAFCKYFKTRTRKTYTHFLNEIRINNACKLLLAGDQPISTVCYETGFSNLSHFNRIFKKITGKTPGHYRASV; encoded by the coding sequence ATGAAAATCGTTCCCTTTAAAATTCCCCGTTCGGGCAATGAAGCCATTCGTGTACAGGTAGATGCCATGCCCCATCTTTACAACCATCTTCACCAGCATCCCGAGATACAACTTACACTGGTGGTGGAAAGTCATGGTACATTGGTTGCCGGCGATTATGTAGGCAGGTTCAGGGAGGGCGATGTGTTTGTGATCGGCTCCAACCAACCACATGTATTCAGGAATGATGCTGTGTATTTCAAGAAGAAGTTGAAAGCCAAAGCCATTACATTGTTCTTTGATGAAAGCACATTGGGCAGCCTGTTCTGGCAGCAGGAAGAAGTAAAATCATTCCTTCCTTTTTTCAGGAACAGTCTAGGCGGGTATCGTTTCAAAGGGAAAAAACAGGAGCAGTTGCGAAATCTATTACTGCAAATAGCCGGCGCCGAAAAAATGGATAAGGTCATCCTGTTCATGGAAATGATCAAACTACTGTCTTCTAAAAAAGAAACAACGGCTTTGTCCCATGCCGTTGTACAAAGACCTATCCGCGATTTCGACGGCAGCAGGCTCAATGCCGTACTGGAATATACATTCAGGGAAAGTCACCGCACCATCCGGCTGGAAGAGATTGCCGCTGTAGCTAATATGACAGAAGTGGCGTTCTGCAAGTATTTCAAGACCAGGACCCGCAAAACCTATACGCATTTCCTGAACGAGATCCGCATCAACAATGCCTGCAAATTATTATTGGCGGGCGACCAGCCCATATCAACGGTTTGTTATGAAACGGGGTTCAGCAACCTTTCGCATTTCAACCGGATATTCAAAAAGATCACGGGTAAAACACCCGGGCATTACCGGGCATCGGTATGA
- a CDS encoding sterol desaturase family protein, with amino-acid sequence METYGKILSIAMPAFLALVLFEKWYGWYKGKDTVRNMDMISSLSSGITNVTKDVLGLSIALISYQWMVSHLAFTHVSSSLLTYIIAFVALDFAGYWGHRIAHEYNFFWNSHIIHHSSEEFNLACALRQSISIFVKLFTIFLLPAALLGVPAQVVAVVAPLHLFAQFWYHTQHIGRMGWLEYIIVTPSHHRVHHAINKEYIDKNYGQIFIFWDQLFGTYQEELKNVQPVYGITRPAATWNPIKINFMHLWLLIKDAWHAKQWKDKLRIWFMPTGWRPADVAERYPVYKIEDVYHFSKYSASDDSMLLGAWSWVQLSILLLFISYLFGNIAQIGSPAMFLYGGFVFLYVYAFTELMDRATYAWVWELLKDGLGIGIILYTGDWFGTRHYFAYAPQVLIGYFLLSMLVCLYFVSRNRQQGTAVSL; translated from the coding sequence ATGGAAACCTACGGAAAAATATTGTCGATTGCCATGCCCGCTTTCCTGGCACTCGTACTTTTTGAAAAATGGTACGGCTGGTACAAAGGAAAGGATACGGTTCGCAATATGGATATGATATCGAGCCTGAGTTCCGGTATTACCAATGTTACCAAAGATGTGCTGGGACTGAGCATTGCACTCATCAGTTATCAGTGGATGGTATCGCATCTTGCATTCACACATGTCAGTTCATCCCTGCTTACCTATATCATTGCTTTCGTGGCACTTGATTTTGCCGGATACTGGGGCCATCGCATTGCACATGAATACAATTTTTTCTGGAACAGTCATATCATACACCATAGCAGCGAAGAGTTCAACCTGGCCTGCGCTTTAAGGCAAAGCATTTCCATCTTTGTGAAGCTGTTTACCATTTTCCTGTTACCGGCTGCGTTGTTGGGCGTGCCTGCCCAGGTGGTAGCAGTTGTTGCGCCGTTGCATTTGTTTGCGCAGTTCTGGTATCACACACAACATATTGGCCGGATGGGGTGGCTGGAATATATTATCGTTACGCCTTCCCATCACCGGGTACACCATGCCATCAACAAAGAATATATCGATAAGAATTACGGACAGATTTTTATCTTCTGGGATCAATTGTTCGGTACTTACCAGGAAGAGTTGAAAAATGTGCAGCCGGTATACGGCATCACCAGGCCTGCTGCTACCTGGAATCCCATCAAGATCAATTTCATGCATCTCTGGTTACTGATCAAAGATGCGTGGCATGCAAAACAATGGAAAGACAAACTTCGAATCTGGTTCATGCCCACCGGCTGGCGTCCGGCAGATGTAGCAGAGCGATACCCTGTGTATAAAATCGAAGACGTGTATCATTTCTCCAAATACAGTGCGTCTGATGATTCCATGTTACTGGGCGCCTGGTCATGGGTGCAACTGTCCATCCTGTTATTGTTTATCAGTTACCTCTTTGGCAATATCGCGCAGATTGGCAGTCCGGCTATGTTTCTTTATGGAGGTTTTGTATTCCTCTACGTATATGCTTTCACCGAACTGATGGACCGTGCTACTTACGCATGGGTGTGGGAATTGTTGAAAGACGGACTGGGTATCGGCATTATCCTGTACACTGGCGACTGGTTTGGCACCAGGCATTATTTTGCGTATGCACCTCAGGTACTCATTGGTTATTTCCTCCTTTCCATGTTGGTGTGCCTGTATTTTGTATCCCGTAACAGACAGCAAGGCACTGCGGTTTCCTTATAA
- a CDS encoding dihydrodipicolinate synthase family protein yields the protein MQFAWKGVFPAITTQFTANDGLDLPLFEKSLQTQLDAGVDGLVLGGTLGEASVLTTDEKERLVKFTVDKVKGKVPVILNIAEGSTREALLQSAYAKSWGADGLMLLPPMRYKSDDRETVHYFQTIAAATDLPIMIYNNPVDYRVEVTLDMFGELAASSNINAIKESTRDVSNVTRLRNRFGNRYSILCGVDTIALEEMALGADGWVAGLVCAFPAETVAIYRLVKAGRIAEATAIYRWFMPLLELDIHPKLVQYIKLAAAQAGVGAEYVRAPRLILAGAERERILKIINDGIASRPVLPDYLQIKL from the coding sequence ATGCAGTTTGCATGGAAAGGCGTTTTTCCCGCCATCACTACACAGTTCACCGCAAATGACGGACTGGACCTGCCATTATTCGAAAAGAGCCTGCAGACACAACTGGATGCCGGGGTAGACGGCCTGGTACTGGGCGGCACATTGGGTGAAGCCAGTGTATTGACCACCGATGAAAAAGAAAGACTGGTAAAGTTTACGGTTGACAAAGTGAAGGGTAAGGTGCCGGTGATACTCAATATTGCAGAAGGCAGCACCAGGGAAGCTCTACTGCAATCGGCCTATGCCAAATCATGGGGGGCCGATGGATTGATGTTATTACCTCCCATGCGATACAAAAGTGACGACAGGGAGACCGTGCATTATTTTCAGACCATAGCGGCAGCCACAGACCTCCCTATTATGATCTATAATAACCCGGTAGACTACCGGGTGGAAGTAACGCTCGATATGTTTGGTGAACTGGCTGCCAGCAGCAATATCAACGCAATCAAAGAATCTACCCGCGATGTTTCGAATGTAACCAGGCTGCGCAACCGTTTTGGTAATCGTTACAGCATATTGTGCGGTGTAGATACCATTGCGCTGGAAGAGATGGCATTGGGAGCCGATGGATGGGTAGCCGGATTGGTATGCGCTTTTCCCGCCGAGACCGTAGCCATTTATCGCCTGGTCAAAGCAGGCCGTATCGCAGAAGCCACTGCTATCTATCGTTGGTTCATGCCTTTGCTGGAACTGGATATTCACCCAAAACTGGTACAATACATTAAATTAGCAGCAGCGCAGGCGGGCGTTGGTGCAGAGTATGTACGTGCGCCACGTCTTATTTTGGCAGGAGCAGAGCGTGAGAGGATTTTAAAGATCATCAACGATGGTATCGCATCCCGCCCTGTACTGCCGGATTATTTGCAAATAAAATTGTAA
- a CDS encoding GNAT family N-acetyltransferase, with protein sequence MQIFETARLTVRRFAQEDAEDFYRFNSHPVVMQYIRPVKNRTECDVFLTENLNLYQPGSCLGRYFVADKHTGHFVGTFSLLYMSGTDDIHIGYGLMPECWGRGYAVELLKAGIEYFFNNTKRAAIFAITEPANTASCKVLEKAGFMRKASVTQQQKPLDLFYMNREDYKP encoded by the coding sequence ATGCAAATATTTGAGACAGCACGACTAACGGTCAGGCGTTTTGCTCAGGAAGACGCCGAAGACTTTTACCGCTTCAACAGCCACCCGGTTGTTATGCAGTATATCAGGCCGGTAAAGAACAGGACCGAATGCGATGTATTCCTCACAGAGAACCTTAACCTGTACCAGCCGGGTTCCTGTTTAGGCCGTTATTTTGTAGCAGATAAACATACAGGTCATTTTGTGGGTACTTTTTCTCTTCTTTATATGTCGGGCACCGATGATATTCATATCGGCTATGGACTGATGCCGGAATGCTGGGGCCGCGGCTATGCGGTGGAATTACTGAAAGCAGGCATTGAGTATTTTTTTAATAACACGAAACGTGCGGCCATTTTTGCCATTACCGAACCCGCTAATACTGCTTCCTGCAAAGTGTTGGAAAAAGCGGGGTTTATGCGCAAAGCATCTGTAACACAACAGCAAAAACCGCTGGACCTCTTCTATATGAACAGGGAAGATTACAAGCCCTGA
- the rimO gene encoding 30S ribosomal protein S12 methylthiotransferase RimO: MKVRSLKKDKVNIITLGCSKNLVDSEVLSGQLAANDIAVVHENKKLDHNIVVVNTCGFIDKAKEESINTILDQVELKRRGELDKVYVTGCLSERYRGDLESEIPEVDAWFGTMELPLILKKFEADYKSELLGERLLSTPQHYAYMKISEGCNRTCAFCAIPLMRGQHVSKPIEELVTEAEALVKKGVKEIMLIAQELTYYGLDIYKKRELPRLLHALADVKGLEWIRLHYAYPSKFPLEILDVMRERDNICKYLDMPLQHASNNMLKAMRRNITREEMTELIQQIREKVPGICLRTTLIAGFPGETEADVSALKAFLQEHRFDRVGIFNYSHEENTSAYDMVDDVPADEKSRRAQEIMEVQQEISFEKNQEKVGKVFKVLIDKKEAGRYLGRTEFDSVEVDNEVVVHANKKLTIGEFVQVKITKAYDYDLEGEVV, from the coding sequence ATGAAAGTTCGGAGTTTAAAAAAGGATAAGGTCAATATCATTACGCTGGGTTGCAGCAAGAACCTGGTAGACAGTGAAGTGCTGAGCGGACAACTCGCTGCCAATGATATTGCGGTGGTGCATGAAAACAAAAAGCTGGACCATAACATCGTGGTGGTGAACACCTGTGGCTTCATTGATAAAGCCAAAGAAGAAAGCATCAACACCATTCTCGACCAGGTAGAATTGAAACGCAGGGGCGAACTCGATAAAGTGTATGTGACCGGTTGCCTCAGTGAACGTTATCGTGGCGACCTGGAATCTGAAATACCCGAAGTGGACGCCTGGTTCGGCACCATGGAATTACCCCTGATACTGAAGAAATTTGAAGCAGATTATAAAAGCGAATTGTTGGGTGAACGTTTGCTGAGCACGCCCCAGCACTATGCCTACATGAAGATCAGCGAAGGATGCAACCGTACCTGCGCTTTTTGTGCCATCCCGCTCATGCGCGGACAGCATGTGAGCAAACCCATTGAAGAATTGGTGACCGAAGCCGAAGCACTGGTGAAGAAAGGCGTGAAAGAGATCATGCTCATTGCACAGGAACTTACGTATTACGGACTGGATATTTACAAGAAAAGGGAATTACCCAGGTTGTTACATGCCCTGGCAGATGTGAAAGGATTGGAATGGATCAGGTTGCATTATGCATACCCAAGCAAATTTCCATTGGAGATACTGGACGTCATGCGGGAGCGCGATAATATCTGCAAATACCTCGATATGCCGTTGCAGCATGCCAGCAACAACATGCTCAAAGCCATGCGCAGGAACATTACCCGCGAAGAAATGACCGAACTGATCCAACAGATTAGGGAAAAAGTGCCTGGTATTTGTTTGCGTACCACATTGATCGCAGGCTTCCCCGGTGAAACAGAAGCCGATGTGTCAGCGTTGAAGGCATTTTTACAGGAACATCGTTTCGATCGCGTAGGTATTTTCAATTACAGCCACGAAGAAAATACATCGGCTTATGATATGGTTGATGACGTGCCGGCCGATGAAAAATCAAGACGTGCACAGGAGATCATGGAAGTGCAGCAGGAGATCAGTTTTGAAAAGAACCAGGAAAAAGTAGGGAAGGTATTCAAAGTGCTCATCGATAAAAAAGAAGCGGGCCGCTATTTAGGTAGAACAGAGTTTGATAGTGTGGAAGTAGACAATGAAGTAGTGGTGCACGCGAATAAAAAACTCACCATCGGCGAATTTGTGCAGGTAAAAATTACCAAAGCTTACGATTACGATCTTGAAGGAGAAGTGGTCTGA
- a CDS encoding YpdA family putative bacillithiol disulfide reductase, with the protein MQETLDIIIVGAGPIGLCCGLEAKARGLRYVILEKGCLVNSLYHYPVNMTFFSTSERLEIGGVPFVSNNAKPTRNEALEYYRRVAVAAALDIRLFEKVETVGKNANGFEVHTSSGHSYQAKYIVMATGFYDIPFLLNVPGEDLPKVTHYYNDPHFYAFRKVLVVGANNSAVDAALETWRKGAAVTMVVRQEEIGTRVKYWVRPDIVNRIQEGSIKAYFNSCISEIREQEVDIFTPEGKITLANDCVIAATGYQPDLSFLQKLGIELSEDAVRKPSYDPVTHETNVPGIYLAGVICGGMDTHSLFIENSREHAIKIMDHIAGNLS; encoded by the coding sequence ATGCAGGAAACACTGGACATCATCATTGTAGGGGCAGGGCCTATTGGTCTTTGTTGCGGACTGGAAGCGAAAGCCAGGGGATTGCGTTATGTGATCCTGGAGAAAGGCTGCCTGGTGAACTCCCTGTATCATTACCCGGTGAACATGACTTTTTTCTCCACTTCGGAGCGGTTGGAGATTGGGGGTGTTCCTTTTGTAAGCAACAATGCCAAACCCACGAGGAACGAAGCGCTGGAATATTACAGGCGGGTGGCTGTTGCTGCGGCATTGGACATCCGCTTGTTTGAAAAAGTGGAAACAGTTGGAAAAAACGCAAATGGTTTTGAAGTGCATACATCCAGTGGGCATTCATACCAGGCGAAATATATTGTAATGGCAACCGGTTTTTACGATATACCTTTTCTGCTGAATGTGCCCGGAGAGGACCTGCCCAAAGTAACACACTATTATAACGATCCGCATTTTTATGCTTTCCGGAAAGTGCTGGTAGTAGGAGCGAACAATTCGGCAGTAGACGCAGCACTGGAAACCTGGCGCAAAGGCGCGGCAGTCACGATGGTGGTACGGCAGGAAGAGATCGGTACCCGTGTGAAATACTGGGTGCGACCGGATATTGTAAACCGCATACAGGAAGGTTCCATCAAAGCTTATTTCAATTCCTGTATTAGTGAAATAAGAGAACAGGAAGTGGATATCTTTACACCAGAAGGGAAGATCACCCTGGCCAATGACTGCGTGATCGCCGCCACAGGATACCAGCCTGACCTGTCTTTCCTGCAAAAACTGGGCATTGAATTATCGGAGGATGCAGTGCGAAAGCCCAGCTACGACCCCGTCACCCATGAAACGAATGTGCCGGGAATATACCTGGCAGGCGTGATCTGTGGCGGCATGGATACGCATAGCCTTTTTATTGAGAACTCAAGGGAGCATGCAATAAAGATCATGGATCATATTGCAGGCAACCTTTCATAA